Genomic window (Cucumis sativus cultivar 9930 chromosome 2, Cucumber_9930_V3, whole genome shotgun sequence):
CTTAAAGTGACTACCAGGAACTGTCGCACGGTTAGGGCTTGGACAATTCTTCGTGCCAAAGCCTCTCCAGATTCTAGCAGCAGTTTTAGGTACTTTCTTCCATAGtgtgtaattttttgaaaacagtCATTTTATTAGCTGCCGTATGAAcatcactttttattttgttttattccaCTGCTTTGTCCTCtcctgtttttgttttcgctgTTTTGTTTGAATAGAGGTTCAAGCTGAGTGAATATACATAGCGGGTCTTTCTTTTAGCGTGCTGGGTTTACGCTGTTAATTGCAATTCCAGTCCCTGTTAATCTTTCTGACGTTCTGGCATTGGATAATGCTGTAAAAAATTGCCCCTTCAGTATGCGACTAAATTCCCCTGTATTGGTTAATGATTTTATACATGCACGTTTGTAGGATCTTTCTGAAACTGGAGAAAGAGATGGCTGAATCATGGATTGAACGTCTTAAACCCAATGACTACGTCAATGTTGCTGGTCCTTTAGAGTCTTATAAGAAGGTTGGAAAGTCCGGGAAGTCTTATTTATCTTACCAGGTTAGATGCTTTAGTATTCACATGATgatattcctttttttatttgtatttggaacatttttcatattgtttaacatttttactCATCGTGTTGACTTCTTATCCTTTGTTTAGGAGCTAAATTCTTTTTCGCATCTGGATGaggacttttttttaaaaaaaaaaaaatctttcgATACCCTGGCTAATATGCACGGTCACTCAACaagctatttttttaatatgaatcttGTATTGGCATTTGATCTCCTTTCCAGTTAGGGTTGggattcttttttccttttaaacgGCAGGATCTTCTGACCAttcaaatactttaaaaaactTGCAGCATATTAAGTTATTCAGGACAGTGGCAGTAGATTTGCTGTACATATACTTCAATCTGGATGTGGATACTGAAAGATGTGTTTGTAATTTGACAGATGAGTTGGATTGAAGCACTGTGTTGTCTTTATTCTTCCAATTGAGACACTGTCCTCTGTTATTTACTATTAAAACGCGTTATCCAATTCATCCTTCCATTTGGGTCCCTTCTGGCTACATCAACCTTACTAGTTCCTTCTGTAGAGATGGTTTAACTGCCTCATGGAGTAATTGGAAGTTCTCACTGTAATTTCTGTTGAAGTCTttgttttttacaaaaaaCATAATCTATCAGTTTCGTGAGATTTAAGTTCTCCTGTCATGCTTTTTTTAAACTAGACTTGTACATATTCAACATGGTCACACCTGCAGATTAGTATTTATAtctgtctttttttttttctttaattttaattgtttttcctGCAGTTAACTGTCTCGGAGTTAAATTGCATTGCACATAATGATCAAGGctcaaaaagtcaaaattcTGTAGGCATGTTACATGAAGAAGGTACGTTTTGAATCTTGTCTTTTCAGttgattgaaattttagtaatgcatagaaataaataaaacgtgttattttgtttctgCTTTAAATTACTTCAGTTCTGCTGACTGAATGAAATTCAGTTTGTTGCGTGAACAATGGTATTGTGAATTTAACTAACGTGATGCTGAGAGGGTATTTTCCCCATGGCTTCTGAAAAGTAAACGAGGAAGAGTTTTCTTGCTTGAAACATCCCAAAATCATATTTAGTTGGATGGCAGTCCACTTTGTGTTTATTCTGCAAGTATTTATGCGATCTATAACATAAAAGAGGCGTGGAAGGTGGAGTTTCAATGGCGGGCTACAGGTTTGGGAAAAAGgatttttgggaaaaaaagaCACCTGGGACATGAATTCACTTTTCTTTGATCTCCAACATTTCTTAAACTTTGAAGCGCCACTCTAAGTGTACCAAGCTGTGTTCCGCAATTAACTAAATTCTTTTTAGGGGAACAAGTTTTGGAAAAAGAGTGTTCAGTATATATGGTCCATGGTAAATAGAATGTGGAGAAAAGAATCTCTTTTTACTTCTCCTTGGATCTTCCACATGCACAAAACTATGCAGAAAGGACTGCGTCGTTTAATTCATTGAAATAGTTGAAATCACTCAcgaagattttattttattttttttgatagATTCATTTTATCCAATTTATCTTTCTAGCACGTTGTCTTTCCTCTATCTGTTCTTGAAGGTGCACCTAGGCTCTCCAATCGGCAATCTCATTCGGGCGAGAGCTTAGACTCCAAGCACACTTAAGCACTCAAACACACTCAGGCTCatttgtcattattattaattgctATTTAGTACCCTTTCTCTCTACTTTCACTCACGGATCTACcaataaaattttccatccatcgttattttattttccaccTTATACTTGACCAATGAACGACAGTTTATCTATAATTGTTCATGCTTTATTGATATTGATGCTACGGTGAACGCAGCCATGCATGCCATATTATGTCCTTAAATCTTCTTTTGATTATAAATCTAACTCTCGTAtcaccttcttttttttacagGACATGATTGTAGGAGTAGTTACAGGGAACGCCTGTATTTGTGGCAAGTGTTTTTCAGTAGTCCACATGAATGGTGGGATAACAGGAACAAAAAGTCAAATCCAAATGGACCGGACTTCAGTCACAAGAGTACTGGTGAGGCCCTGTGGCTTCGGTCAACAGATCCTCCATGGATCAGAAAACAGCTCGAGTTGCTCGACacccaaatgaaaaaaaaagatggtgACGGTCATTTAGTTTCTGATTCCAGCATGTCCAATTGGTATATATAGCTGAAGATGCTGTGTCTTGTGCTTTCGAACAAAATCTGTTTCCAGATTCCTCTATTTGAGACAGAGTTAGCTTTATTGGTAGAGGTTTAGCCTGTATATACGTAATCTTCATAGAGACAAACCACTAATGCAGAAAGGTCCGATGAAAGCAAATTGGTAGATTGAAGGTACATGTAAGAGGGCATTTGTtgcccttttcttctttttacttttagttaCTTCTCAAGAAAACCACATATGCTATATATTGTCTATATTATAAATTGGGTTGTGTTTAGTTCTCTTTATCTGAATTATGTGTGAAATATTTTACACGGTTTTGTTATTTCCGTGATAATTGATGTTCACAGTCGATGTAAAAGATAATGAACAATTAACATGATATGATTACTGTGAACTGGAATTAAATAATGTAGATGGTCGTTTTGTTGATATAGTCACCAATCAtattcttgaaaaattaaatatgaaacattatttgatagattttttttttaattgagcCGCTAAAAGGCATCGTTTCCTcttgattttttaagtttgaaatattaagcttataaacaatatttgtttaccaataaatttctttattttggttaatgcaatctaaaaatatttacaaaatctatATTAAACTGCAAAAAGTAGTTCTCACTAAACTTGTTTCTGTTTCAGCTGTTACTTGGTCCTCGACAAAGCTGAATACAGTAAAGAAATTGAGTGAAATTGGATCATATAAtcatcaaatgaaaattgatcttatataaaaaagaatccaTTAAACGGATGGATTTACAAAAAACACGGTTCAGCAAACAGAACGAAGTATTATAAAACAAACAGAAACAAGCAATAACACCATAAGAACACCATATCAAACACGTTACAGATAATACATATAATCAAAGGACATGCTAAAAAATGCCTTTGATATATCTACTACAACTAGAAGAGAGTTAAGTGTGACAAGATTTTTGCAGTTATTTAGGTTGATCCTTCAGAACCAATCTATTGTTAAATTCAATGGACAAGAGGGTTTAGCACCTGCCCGATGAAAAGCAATGATCCTGTCTTGTCTTCCCTGATTGCATACAAGAACGGGCGGTCAGCAACGAAGTCGATTATGTCCATTGAAGGCAAACCCCTCAATTTTATGACAGCAGCTGAAGCAGCTGCAGCTTCTGTGCCTTCTTCATTAACCTCAATGAATGACTTGTggaatatttttgaaacatgaAGGTTTTGAGCCGTTTGTGACTCCACCATTTCTGTCAAACCTCCTTCAGAGAAAGGTAACACTAATCCTAACCCCTTCAAGACATTGGAAACTTCAAtcccaaaagaaattttgaacttCGGAATCTTGAATTCACCCACTTTAAGTTTTTCATATGGAATGTGGCGATCGATGAAATTGGATTGGGAATCTAGTCTTTCGATCAAAGATGGCAATCCATCCCTCGAATCCGGGAGAAAGATGTACATTGAAAAATGACGTGGGTCAGATCCTTGTTTGTATGACAATCCAAGAACTTTAAATCCATCAAAAGCAGCTATACGTTGCTTATTCTTGCTGGTCATAAAGGGGACCTCCACCGAACTTCCATCAAGAAGGTAGAAatcttgtttctttgtttttgaagCATCAAATTTCTCTTCCCATTCCCCTTTGAAGTAAAGTGCATTAGCAAGGATGAGCTTAGAGAGACTATCGACTGATCCAGGGGGGAGAACCTCTGTGATAAGTCCATTAGTTTGCTTTTCAGCCCATGAATTCACCTCTGAAGTCACTTCAGCAGCCTTTCAATTCAACCAAACAAATGATTAACAACATCATGATAAAGTTACCAAATAAGATCCAATACAGGCGGAGTAAACCAAATTTGATTGAGGGGATCCTTCATCCTAGAAATAACAGACCATATTGTTGCAGTAATATAGTcagaaatgcaaaagaagatgATTTAGGAGTGATCCAAACCAATATTGAGTccaataaaaattgtaaatttaaacattaaataattttgaatgattaaagGTGAGTatcaaagtgattttgaacgtaaaaaaaatcattttgacaGTTAAAATCACATCCAAACATGCACGTAACCTGACTCTATACACTAGAATAGCATCAACATTGCCCATGTTTTTATATCGGGTTACGTATTCAATAGAAACAGAAACCaaatcaaactataataaaacAGAGAACATAAAACATGATTCCCAATTCACTTGCAACCAATTTTCCTCAAATTCCAATATGAGCACGAAATCAAATAGGCTAAGACAGAAGAGTGTATCAATCACCTTAGTCTTGAAATCAGCTTGGCTGAGCTTGGCTTTATAAAGAGTGTCCACAACCTGTTTGAAAGAAGATTTGAGAGGAAGTGATTGATCAACCCAAACCCCATTGGCAAATGAGAGGCGAGGTCCACCACTGGGAGAGGCATCAGCGAAGACCGTGGCTACGATTTGAGAAGCGAAGGAGTTAAGGTTGTCGGTGGAGTTGGATTTGAGGAATGAAAGAAGTTGATCCAGCGGGGGACCTTTGGAACCAGAAGCGATGAGGCTGAGAACCACATGGATTGACAAGGGCGAGAGGACAACGTTGGAGGCTTTTGCTTCGTTTAGGAGAAGGTGCTTGGTGATGGCTATGGCGACTTCGCCATGGCTTCTGATTGTTTCCATGATATCCATTTTCCGGCAGCCGGAGGAATCGATAGTTTAGAAATGGATAAATCGAAAACGGGAATTTGGAATTCCAAGTCGTTCTTCGATCTTCAGTAGTTGAGAATTTAATGTAAGCATTGAACCGACTGACCTTCGGCTTTTAATCAGCATCTCACGTGCCTTGCGCGTGGGGAATATCGGTGCGTGGCAGTGAAGATTTTTgctttaataactttttatctttttctttttggccaaaaagaataacaataataataacaatgaattTGGAACCCAAACTTTATATCCATTCGTATGGTATTAATatcataaactttttatttaccAAATTAAGACTTGCATGAATGTAATGTTGCAAATTTTTACTCTCAATTCAATTTCTACTCATTTTTTCCattaatttcaacaaaaagaaCATAACTTTAATTGCAAATATCttagaaaatatgtttttaggttaaattacaatttcataattttctttgacttttcatattatatctAATAGAAACTTGaacttgtaattttctttatttttgttcatgttGCCAACAAAAATGCtcaacaacaattttttgaatttaatctTGTTATCTAGCTGttatactaaaattaaactttctaaataataattgatctattaaattataaaatttaattttaatacaataaaataatttttcatcatCCATTTTACATAGATGAATGGAAGGAAAATTGTTTGGAGGGAAAAAAgattgtaattatttataaaatatagggAAATATTAGATTTGTTATGATTTGTTATGATTtgtaaataatgtttttttatatttaaaaaagttcatcGATGGAACTCGTGATTTTGAGAAAAACAGGCCTTGgattatgtgatttttttaagtttcaaatatGTATGGGGATAGAAGTTTCTTAAATACTTTacctttgaattttttagaaatttaattctcTATAATTTTTACACACcgtctattttttataatttaaagacaaatttttagaattgaataataaaatttttatttttagtacaaaCAAATAGAATAGGTGAATTTGAATGTTGGACTTTAAAGAGAAGCTTATTGTATTGGAATACACTAgtatacatattattattattattattattattgcaattacaaacttttttcttaaagaaaaacattactaTTACAAACTTACATTCACACGTAgcagtaaattaaatttcaaagtaaaGAGTAGTTAATTAAGAGGGTTTACCATCTGCCCAACAAAAAGCAGAGTTCTTGTCATGTCTTCTCTAATAGCAAACAAGAATGGATGATCAGCCATAAAGTCCATTGTATTTTTAGAAGGCAAACGGCTAGAACAACGTTGAACAAGAGCAACATTAACTGCTGCAGCTTCTGTCCCTTCTTCATTAACCTCGACAAATGACTTATGAAATATATTCTTAACATAAAGCTCTCGACTTGTTTTTTCACACTCCACCATTTCTGACAACCCAGCTAAAGGTAATGTCAATCCAAACCCCTTCAAAGTATCAGAAACTTCGAGcccaaatgaaaatttaaattttgggatTTTGAATTTGTCAACTCGAACTCGATTGTACGGGATGTGGTTGTCAATGAACCCGGATTGAGAATCGAGTTTTTGAATTAAAGATGGTAATCCATCTTTGGCGTCTGGGAGGAAGAAATACATGGAGAAACGACGGTGTTGGTCGAATCCTAATTGGTAAGGCAATGCAAGAACTTTGAAGCCATCAAAGGCAGCTATATACTGCTCTTCTTGGCTGCTCATAAAGGGGACTTCAATGGTGGTTCCATTCAGAAGGTGAAATTCTTGGTTTTGGGTTTCTGaaggtttgaattttgttttccacGAGCCCTTGAAGTAAAGTGCATTTGCAAGGATGAGTCTGGTCATTTGAGTAACTGCTCCATTGGGAAGAATGTTTGTGATGAGCCCATTTGTGTGTTTCTCAGCCCATGAGTTCACTTCTGAGGTCACttcattatactttttttaaaagaaagcaatgagattatcaacatttttgaaatatcaaaTACACATTgactgttttttaaaatatttgtatccATCAAGTTTAATATTAAGAAACCACTTAGTGTAATTGACTTGAGGAATAGACTAATTCAATTGatctaaaacaaataaataaagagcaaataaaactattttaaatttgataacaTCACTCCAACTTTTTTTCCACAAGCCTATTCAATAACTTGCTTAGCAATTTAGACTATACTTTTTcattaaagaattttttttttgtcagcTTAGCtttaatttggaagaaaaattagagagaatAGCGTTTTAGAATGTATTATAGGTCATGGTTTTAGGATCTTACAAACATGgcaaaattattctattttaaaatactctctatcttaaatttatcattctCAAACTATCGTCAAATACTCTACTTTTGTCCGTACCTTAATTATACATTATTTCTTCTCCCACTTTTTAAGACTCTaatcattattctttttgtcgttaaaaacagtttttttcttcaatcacACATTGTTCTTCTTatattaatcttaattttaggATATCATTGACATATTATTACCATACGAAATATAAGAGGTTTTGAGTTTAAATTCTCACCTCCCAGAcgtactttaaaaaaatctttaaaaaaaaaacctaattcacacaaaataatttacataaaaagaaaatatatgaagaatttaggaaaattgtaaaaatagaacctctacaaaatatttacacttagtttagaaaaatagagtgtaatgaattttatttttaaaaaatttagctaTAATTGACAAAGTAATAACAATTTCAGATGTTAAATtgattatattcttttttatgtttgaatgacataatttttatagttgataaaaaaatttaataataaatttcataagcATAGGAATTTAAAGGCAAATTGCTACACTTCCATACAAATTGACTTTTAACTATGTTGATTTGCAATTGACGTTGTTGAAATTATATGAGAACttatatgaatatgaaatgaaagaagaaagagtatTAGCGTAAATCACCTTAGTCTTGAAATCGACAGGACAGAGATTAGCTTTATAAACATTGTGAACGAGATGTTCGAAAGAATCCTTGAAAGGAAGTGATTGCTCAACCCAAACTCCATTGGGAAAGGCGAGGCGAGGTCCGCCGCTTGAAGAGCCATCGGCCAAGACAATGGATGCTATTTGAGCTGCAAATTGGTTGAGTTGGCGAAGGGAGTTGAATTTAAGGAAGGACAGAAGCTGATCCAAGAAGAAGCCACTGGAACCAGCAGCCACAAGGCTGAGCACCAAATGGATGGACAATGGCGATACCACCACGTTGGAGTTGTCTGCTTGGAGAAGAATCCGCTTTGAGAAGGACAAAGCCACATCGCCTTGGTTTCTGATTGCTTCTCTCATGTCCTCCATTATTACCAAAATATTAGCCAATGAGAAATGGGCTTCAAAGTTGTAGATAGATACAAAGATTAAAACACAGTTAAGAAATCATCATTGCGTCATGCCGTGGGAAAACACCAAAGTGGTTGAGTTGATCAATGAAGTCtgatttgaaaactaaaaaattgtgCAACTTTTGccaatttttcaagaaaaaaaatatagaataacATGTtatatgttttgtgatttttgaaTGAGATGGTTATGGGCATTCTTTATGTAGGATTATCTGCAAAGTAAAATagtgttaattatttggatACTTGGAGAATAAGAAAGCTTTGAAATAAATGGaaagtgatatatatttttttaaaatgattttaagtaactgttttgttttttttttttttgttttgacaaAAACCAAACGATTACTATACAATGTCTTACTAATATGTTAGAcataattgttatttaatatgaTTAGGTCTCTTAATATATCCTTCAactacattttcatttcaattttaaggGTTTCTTAGCATTATTTGGCGTTAAGAAATCTTGCATATTGGCATTTTTTTAAGCACACTGATATATTGAAAAACTTTAGGTGACAGCATAAACAAATTACTTCCCCGTATCATCTCAAGCTCAAAAGACGAGTTCGTTTTCATAAGTCATGCGAATGATTAGGAGAATGATTATGCGCTTAAGCTTATCATAGTCTTGAATGCAAACACAAtcccaaacaaaacaaaagtctATCACTTAAAAGTTCAATGATTCTTATGTAGTATAAGAAAGTTGGAGCATAAGAAAACTAAATGCTTCTCGGAGAAAGATAAACAAGGAGAAACGACGATATTTATCATCTTGGCCTTGTCGATACGACATTAGAAAATTGAAGTGGATACGACATAATAAAGTTCAATGTTTTGAGTCACAGAGTAGGATGTAGCACTTGGCCAACAAAAAGCAAAGTTCCTGTTACGTTTTCTCTGATTGCAAACAAGAAGGGATGGTCAGCAACAAAGTTTATTCTCTTTACACACTCCATCGAACAAGTTAAACCGCATAAATAAACAGAAGCAGCTGCAGCTTCAGTCCCCTTTTCGTTGACTTCAATGATCGACTTGTGAAAAATGCTTGAAACAAATGTCAGTTCACCTGTTTCTGTCTCCACCATTTCTAATAAACTCCTTTCTTCAAAAGGTAAAACCAATCCCAACTTCTTTAACACATCCGAAACTTCAAATTCATAACTCACTTTGAACTTGGGAATTTTGAATTCACCCACTTCAACTTTCTTACGCGGAATGTGGCGATCCATGAACCCGGACTCAGAGTCTACCTTTTCGATCAATGATGCCAATCCATCTTTGGCATCTGGGAGAAAGATACACATGGAGAAACGACGATCTTTATCTTGGCCTTGTCGATACGGCATTGTAAGAACTTTAAACCCATCGTATGCAGCTATATATTGATCCTTACTGCTGCTCATGAAAGGGGTCTTAATGGAACTCCCATCAACTAGGTAAAAATCctccttttttgtttctgaatcattaaatttatttgtccAAACCCCTTTGAAGTAAAGTGCATTTACAAGAATGATCTGAGTTAGTCTATCAACTGATCCGGGGAGAAGAATATCGGTAATGAGTCCTTTAGTTTTGTCTTTAACCCATGAGTTCACTTCCAAAACCACTTCTTCACCCTATCAATATACAATTAATAACAAGTCAGAACATAATAACAACATTTCGATATTTGTCAATGCCTAACTCGTACCTTAGTGTGAAAATCGGCTTGACGGAGGGTGGCTTTATAATAAGTTTCGACAATATGTTTGAAAGAATGCTTGGGAGAGTGTGATTGATTGAGCCAAAGTCCATTGGCAAATAAGAGTTTAGGTCCGCCGGTGCGAGAGGCGTCGGCCAAGAGATTGGATGTTACAAACGAACCAAAGTGGTTGAGTTGGTCAATGGAGTTTGCTTTCAGGAAGGACAGAAGCTGATCAAGAATGGGGCCATTACAACCAGCACCAATAAGACTCAGCAAAACTTGGATTGACAATGGCGAAAACACAATATTGGAGTTCTTTACATTGTCTTGGAGAAGCCGTTTCGCAATGCTCAAAGCCACATCGGATTGTGATCTCATTTGTTCTCCATTCGTAACTTCCTTCCACTCATCCCTTTTGCTATTGGACATTACCCACacacaaaagttaa
Coding sequences:
- the LOC101203046 gene encoding protein OSB1, mitochondrial, with amino-acid sequence MKAVRLLFSLRPVTTLPSPSVALFSSSSSLITKSMNSVATEAKKQGSVYEHQPKFKWKSANFFGTVERPLKVTTRNCRTVRAWTILRAKASPDSSSSFRIFLKLEKEMAESWIERLKPNDYVNVAGPLESYKKVGKSGKSYLSYQLTVSELNCIAHNDQGSKSQNSVGMLHEEGHDCRSSYRERLYLWQVFFSSPHEWWDNRNKKSNPNGPDFSHKSTGEALWLRSTDPPWIRKQLELLDTQMKKKDGDGHLVSDSSMSNWYI
- the LOC101202809 gene encoding serpin-ZX, whose protein sequence is MDIMETIRSHGEVAIAITKHLLLNEAKASNVVLSPLSIHVVLSLIASGSKGPPLDQLLSFLKSNSTDNLNSFASQIVATVFADASPSGGPRLSFANGVWVDQSLPLKSSFKQVVDTLYKAKLSQADFKTKAAEVTSEVNSWAEKQTNGLITEVLPPGSVDSLSKLILANALYFKGEWEEKFDASKTKKQDFYLLDGSSVEVPFMTSKNKQRIAAFDGFKVLGLSYKQGSDPRHFSMYIFLPDSRDGLPSLIERLDSQSNFIDRHIPYEKLKVGEFKIPKFKISFGIEVSNVLKGLGLVLPFSEGGLTEMVESQTAQNLHVSKIFHKSFIEVNEEGTEAAAASAAVIKLRGLPSMDIIDFVADRPFLYAIREDKTGSLLFIGQVLNPLVH
- the LOC101222841 gene encoding serpin-ZX; its protein translation is MEDMREAIRNQGDVALSFSKRILLQADNSNVVVSPLSIHLVLSLVAAGSSGFFLDQLLSFLKFNSLRQLNQFAAQIASIVLADGSSSGGPRLAFPNGVWVEQSLPFKDSFEHLVHNVYKANLCPVDFKTKYNEVTSEVNSWAEKHTNGLITNILPNGAVTQMTRLILANALYFKGSWKTKFKPSETQNQEFHLLNGTTIEVPFMSSQEEQYIAAFDGFKVLALPYQLGFDQHRRFSMYFFLPDAKDGLPSLIQKLDSQSGFIDNHIPYNRVRVDKFKIPKFKFSFGLEVSDTLKGFGLTLPLAGLSEMVECEKTSRELYVKNIFHKSFVEVNEEGTEAAAVNVALVQRCSSRLPSKNTMDFMADHPFLFAIREDMTRTLLFVGQMVNPLN
- the LOC101219609 gene encoding serpin-ZX; the protein is MPPFSNLSSLSLAYRSSLARIHSPVTGVFPILKCASSFHRHHPPTASVPFQHVHYHSVFQDERKRDEWKEVTNGEQMRSQSDVALSIAKRLLQDNVKNSNIVFSPLSIQVLLSLIGAGCNGPILDQLLSFLKANSIDQLNHFGSFVTSNLLADASRTGGPKLLFANGLWLNQSHSPKHSFKHIVETYYKATLRQADFHTKGEEVVLEVNSWVKDKTKGLITDILLPGSVDRLTQIILVNALYFKGVWTNKFNDSETKKEDFYLVDGSSIKTPFMSSSKDQYIAAYDGFKVLTMPYRQGQDKDRRFSMCIFLPDAKDGLASLIEKVDSESGFMDRHIPRKKVEVGEFKIPKFKVSYEFEVSDVLKKLGLVLPFEERSLLEMVETETGELTFVSSIFHKSIIEVNEKGTEAAAASVYLCGLTCSMECVKRINFVADHPFLFAIRENVTGTLLFVGQVLHPTL